One window of the Pyrinomonadaceae bacterium genome contains the following:
- a CDS encoding outer membrane lipoprotein carrier protein LolA, translated as MKKFVPHILSIALLVSAVAFLPATPAHGQTAGLISSIIGRLEKNKRSLKSMRANIQMEKYNSQLRDKDTYSGLVLYIPGAAGNSSAFVRLEWQRPKHEILAVANGNYTLYQPRLNQAYVGKTGRMKTERDSDVLALMNMSAAQLRTKFGEFQDVREETLWGNVWTQHFRAIPSGSASYKYIEVWVDKDGMPVQTKMVEKNDDSTTVRLSNVERNPSLPMDQFKLNLGSGVKIIKG; from the coding sequence ATGAAAAAGTTCGTTCCCCATATTTTATCCATCGCTTTGCTGGTTTCAGCCGTGGCCTTTCTCCCGGCCACGCCTGCCCACGGACAAACCGCGGGACTGATCAGCTCCATCATCGGTCGGTTGGAAAAGAACAAACGCAGCCTGAAGTCGATGCGCGCCAACATCCAGATGGAGAAGTACAACTCGCAGCTGCGCGACAAGGATACCTACTCTGGTCTTGTGCTCTACATTCCGGGCGCGGCCGGCAACAGCAGCGCGTTTGTCCGGCTTGAGTGGCAGCGTCCGAAGCATGAAATTCTGGCGGTTGCCAACGGCAACTACACGCTATACCAGCCGCGACTGAACCAGGCTTATGTTGGAAAGACTGGAAGAATGAAGACCGAACGTGACAGCGACGTGCTGGCGCTGATGAATATGTCGGCGGCGCAGCTGCGCACCAAGTTCGGCGAATTCCAGGACGTCCGTGAAGAGACGCTCTGGGGAAACGTTTGGACACAGCACTTCAGAGCGATACCAAGTGGCTCGGCCAGCTATAAATACATCGAAGTGTGGGTCGACAAGGACGGCATGCCCGTGCAGACCAAGATGGTTGAGAAGAATGACGACTCGACCACGGTCCGTTTGAGCAATGTCGAACGCAACCCGTCGCTGCCCATGGATCAGTTCAAGCTGAACCTTGGCTCGGGCGTCAAGATTATCAAGGGTTAA
- a CDS encoding ABC transporter ATP-binding protein: MAILKAEKLEKTYRIGKVDVPALRGVSLEVQAGEFVAVMGPSGCGKSTMLHLLGGLLTPTKGRIIIDGEDLTAASDAKRTDIRRRKIGFVFQRFNLFPTLTADGNLRLAERIHGNGAGDPERRREILGMLRLEDKMHHKPLELSGGEQQRVALARAVITQPAIVLADEPTGNLDSENSAIVLNMFQELNRRFNQTIIMITHNPEAAAACGRIIQMRDGHIVAA; this comes from the coding sequence GTGGCAATTCTTAAAGCCGAAAAACTCGAGAAGACTTATCGCATCGGCAAGGTCGACGTGCCGGCATTGCGCGGAGTGTCGCTCGAGGTTCAGGCCGGAGAGTTTGTCGCCGTGATGGGCCCGTCTGGCTGTGGTAAGTCAACGATGCTGCATTTGCTGGGTGGATTGCTGACTCCGACGAAAGGCCGCATCATTATCGATGGCGAAGACCTTACGGCCGCTTCGGATGCAAAACGAACCGACATCCGCCGGCGCAAGATCGGTTTCGTATTTCAACGATTCAATCTGTTTCCCACGCTGACCGCTGACGGTAACTTGCGACTCGCGGAGCGGATTCACGGCAATGGCGCCGGCGATCCCGAGCGTCGCCGCGAAATCCTGGGGATGCTGCGGCTCGAAGACAAGATGCATCATAAGCCGCTGGAACTGTCCGGGGGTGAACAGCAGCGCGTCGCGCTGGCTCGTGCAGTCATAACTCAGCCCGCGATCGTGCTGGCGGACGAGCCGACAGGTAACCTCGACTCTGAAAACTCAGCCATCGTGCTGAACATGTTTCAGGAACTCAATCGGCGCTTCAACCAAACGATCATTATGATCACCCACAATCCTGAAGCCGCCGCGGCTTGCGGCCGAATCATTCAAATGCGCGACGGTCACATCGTCGCGGCTTAG